In Streptomyces dangxiongensis, one DNA window encodes the following:
- a CDS encoding aldehyde dehydrogenase family protein — protein MNQSLPEQPADVVARLRATFATGRTKSVEWRTGQLRRLRAMLTERGADLAAALHADLGKSATEAYRTEIDFTVREIDHTLAHLDEWLRPEPAPVPAHLGDDATAWTQYDPLGVVLVIAPWNYPAQLLLAPVVGALASGNAVVAKPSEVAPATSAALAELIPAYLDTDAVAVVEGGVPETTALLAERFDHIFYTGNGAVGRVVLRAAAEHLTPVTLELGGKSPVFVDRGTDLDVVADRLARGKFLNAGQTCVAPDYVLADPETAAALEAALVRAVEALFGADPALSPEYGRIINERHFDRLSALLGSGRVAVGGTHDRAARYIAPTVLADVDPKAPVMQEEIFGPILPLVTVAGLDEAIAFINDRDKPLALYVFSESDATRRRIAAETSSGGLGHGLPLAHLTVSDLPFGGVGESGTGSYHGRYSIETFSHRKAVLAKPLG, from the coding sequence GTGAACCAGTCCCTGCCCGAGCAGCCCGCCGACGTCGTGGCCCGGCTGCGCGCCACCTTCGCAACCGGCCGCACCAAGTCCGTCGAGTGGCGCACCGGCCAGTTGCGCCGGCTGCGCGCGATGCTCACCGAGCGCGGTGCCGATCTCGCCGCCGCCCTCCACGCCGACCTCGGCAAGAGCGCCACCGAGGCCTACCGCACCGAGATCGACTTCACGGTCCGCGAGATCGACCACACCCTGGCCCACCTCGACGAGTGGCTGCGCCCGGAGCCCGCGCCCGTCCCCGCGCACCTCGGCGACGACGCCACCGCCTGGACGCAGTACGACCCGCTCGGCGTGGTCCTCGTCATCGCCCCCTGGAACTATCCGGCGCAGTTGCTGCTCGCCCCCGTGGTCGGCGCCCTGGCCTCGGGCAACGCGGTCGTCGCCAAGCCGAGCGAGGTGGCGCCCGCCACCTCGGCCGCGCTGGCCGAGCTGATCCCGGCCTACCTGGACACCGACGCGGTCGCCGTCGTCGAGGGTGGCGTCCCGGAGACCACGGCCTTGCTGGCGGAGCGCTTCGACCACATCTTCTACACCGGCAACGGCGCCGTCGGCCGCGTCGTCCTGCGGGCCGCCGCCGAGCACCTCACCCCGGTCACCCTCGAACTCGGCGGCAAGTCACCGGTGTTCGTGGACCGCGGCACCGACCTGGACGTGGTCGCGGACCGGCTCGCCCGCGGCAAGTTCCTCAACGCCGGCCAGACCTGCGTCGCCCCCGACTACGTCCTGGCCGACCCGGAGACGGCCGCCGCGCTGGAGGCCGCGCTGGTCCGCGCCGTCGAGGCGCTGTTCGGCGCCGATCCGGCGCTCTCGCCGGAGTACGGCCGGATCATCAACGAGCGGCACTTCGACCGGCTGTCCGCCCTGCTCGGCTCGGGCCGCGTCGCGGTGGGCGGCACCCACGACCGGGCGGCCAGGTACATCGCGCCCACCGTCCTCGCCGACGTCGACCCGAAGGCGCCCGTCATGCAGGAGGAGATCTTCGGTCCGATCCTTCCCCTCGTCACCGTGGCCGGTCTCGACGAGGCCATCGCTTTCATCAACGACCGCGACAAGCCGCTCGCCCTGTACGTCTTCAGCGAGTCCGACGCGACCCGCCGGCGCATCGCAGCCGAAACCTCCTCCGGCGGTCTCGGACACGGCCTGCCCCTGGCCCACCTCACCGTCTCCGACCTGCCGTTCGGCGGGGTGGGGGAGAGTGGGACGGGCAGCTACCACGGCCGATACTCCATCGAGACGTTCAGCCACCGCAAGGCGGTCCTCGCCAAGCCGCTCGGCTGA
- a CDS encoding VOC family protein, protein MRRLALVTLVVDDYDEAVRFYTGALGFRLAEDAPRPDGSRWVVVEPGGDGPGTGLLLARAKDDEQQARVGDQTGGRVGFFLHTDDFARDHARMAAAGVTFLEEPRHEPYGTVAVFQDLYGNRWDLLQPAA, encoded by the coding sequence ATGCGCCGCCTCGCCCTGGTCACCCTCGTCGTCGACGACTACGACGAGGCCGTCCGCTTCTACACCGGGGCCCTGGGCTTCCGTCTCGCCGAGGACGCCCCGCGCCCCGACGGCTCCCGCTGGGTCGTCGTGGAACCCGGCGGCGACGGACCCGGCACCGGGCTGCTCCTGGCCCGCGCCAAGGACGACGAGCAGCAGGCCCGGGTCGGCGACCAGACCGGCGGACGCGTCGGTTTCTTCCTGCACACCGACGACTTCGCCCGCGACCACGCCCGGATGGCCGCCGCCGGTGTGACCTTCCTGGAGGAGCCTCGCCACGAGCCGTACGGCACGGTCGCGGTCTTCCAGGACCTGTACGGCAACCGCTGGGACCTGCTCCAGCCCGCCGCCTGA
- a CDS encoding adenosine deaminase — MTASPVDTETLRRLPKAVLHDHLDGGLRPATVVELAEAVGHTLPTTDPEELAAWYFDAANSGDLVRYIATFEHTLAVMQTREGLLRTAEEYVLDLAADGVVYAEVRYAPELNVNGGLKLPEVVETVQEGLAAGMAKAAAAGTPVRVGTLLCGMRMFDRVREAADLAVAYRDAGVVGFDIAGAEDGFPPADHLAAFEHLRRESVPFTIHAGEAHGLPSIHQALQVCGAQRIGHGVRLTEDIVDGKLGRLASWVRDRRIALEMCPTSNLQTGCATSIAEHPITVLKDLGFRVTLNTDNRLVSGTTMTREMALLVEQAGWTVEDLRTVTVNALKSAFIPFDERKALIEDVVLPGYAAAL; from the coding sequence ATGACCGCGTCCCCTGTCGACACCGAGACCCTCCGCCGGCTGCCCAAGGCCGTCCTGCACGACCACCTCGACGGCGGCCTGCGCCCCGCCACCGTCGTCGAACTCGCGGAGGCGGTCGGCCACACCCTGCCCACCACCGACCCCGAGGAGCTGGCCGCCTGGTACTTCGACGCCGCCAACTCCGGTGACCTGGTCCGCTACATAGCCACCTTCGAGCACACCCTCGCCGTCATGCAGACCCGTGAGGGCCTGCTGCGCACCGCCGAGGAGTACGTCCTCGACCTGGCCGCCGACGGTGTGGTCTACGCCGAGGTGCGCTACGCGCCCGAGCTGAACGTGAACGGCGGCCTGAAGCTGCCGGAGGTCGTGGAGACGGTGCAGGAGGGCCTGGCCGCCGGTATGGCCAAGGCCGCCGCGGCCGGCACCCCGGTCCGCGTCGGCACCCTGCTGTGCGGCATGCGGATGTTCGACCGGGTCCGCGAGGCCGCCGACCTGGCCGTCGCCTACCGCGACGCCGGTGTCGTCGGCTTCGACATCGCCGGCGCGGAGGACGGCTTCCCGCCCGCCGACCACCTCGCCGCCTTCGAGCACCTGCGCCGCGAGAGCGTGCCCTTCACCATCCACGCCGGCGAGGCGCACGGCCTGCCCAGCATCCACCAGGCCCTCCAGGTGTGCGGCGCCCAGCGCATCGGCCACGGTGTGCGCCTCACCGAGGACATCGTGGACGGCAAGCTCGGCCGCCTCGCCTCCTGGGTCCGCGACCGCCGGATCGCGCTGGAGATGTGCCCCACCTCCAACCTCCAGACCGGCTGCGCCACCTCGATCGCCGAGCACCCGATCACCGTCCTGAAGGACCTGGGCTTCCGGGTCACCCTGAACACCGACAACCGTCTGGTGTCGGGTACGACGATGACCCGCGAGATGGCCCTGCTGGTCGAGCAGGCCGGCTGGACCGTCGAGGACCTGCGCACGGTCACGGTGAACGCCCTCAAGAGCGCGTTCATCCCGTTCGACGAGCGCAAGGCCCTCATCGAGGACGTGGTCCTGCCGGGTTACGCGGCCGCGCTCTGA
- a CDS encoding mycothiol transferase, whose translation MHAKDILIDGYGRVREEVHAVLDGLGPDELHHRPAPDANTVAWLVWHLTRVQDDHVADAFGLDQVWLSQDWEKRFGLGLPRHDTGYGHSPAEVAKVRVESAGLLTGYYDAVHAQTLDALRSLAAKDLERVVDERWDPPVTLGTRLVSVLSDDLQHVGQAAYLKGMLQSAAA comes from the coding sequence ATGCATGCCAAGGACATCCTCATCGACGGCTACGGCCGCGTCCGGGAAGAAGTCCATGCCGTCCTCGACGGTCTCGGCCCGGACGAGCTGCACCACCGGCCGGCCCCGGACGCCAACACCGTCGCCTGGCTCGTCTGGCACCTGACCCGGGTGCAGGACGACCACGTGGCCGACGCCTTCGGCCTCGACCAGGTGTGGCTCTCCCAGGACTGGGAGAAGCGGTTCGGCCTCGGTCTGCCCCGGCACGACACCGGCTACGGGCACAGCCCCGCCGAGGTCGCGAAGGTACGGGTCGAGTCGGCCGGACTGCTCACCGGGTACTACGACGCCGTCCACGCGCAGACCCTCGACGCCCTGCGCTCCCTGGCCGCCAAGGACCTGGAACGGGTCGTGGACGAGCGCTGGGACCCCCCGGTGACACTCGGGACCCGCCTGGTGAGCGTCCTGTCCGACGATCTCCAGCACGTCGGACAGGCCGCCTACCTCAAGGGGATGCTTCAGAGCGCGGCCGCGTAA
- a CDS encoding LysR substrate-binding domain-containing protein yields MELRHLQHFVAVAEDQHFTRAAERLMVSQSGLSASIRALERELRAPLFVRTTRRVTLTEAGRALLAEAERILAQVRSAHEAVAAVQGVLRGTLALGTEQCIAGVHVAGLLAAFRGRHPDVEIRLRQAGSGALAEEVAAGRLDLAFAYRTQADTDQLRSVSLTSEPMTVLCHPSHRLAPAGAVPGPADLAGEVFVDFHPDWGPRRTTDTAFAAAGVRRTVALEVNDVHSLLDLVDENLGVAVVPRHFRHKRPALAALPLKGVGDTRYETVALLPPEGATSPAARALVTLLETGEPAPSVDGFRPG; encoded by the coding sequence ATGGAACTGCGCCATCTCCAGCACTTCGTCGCGGTCGCCGAGGACCAGCACTTCACCCGGGCCGCCGAACGTCTGATGGTCTCCCAGTCGGGTCTGTCGGCGTCGATCAGGGCGCTGGAGCGGGAACTGCGGGCGCCGCTGTTCGTGCGCACCACCCGCCGGGTCACCCTGACGGAGGCCGGGCGCGCACTGCTGGCGGAGGCCGAGCGGATCCTGGCGCAGGTGCGCTCAGCGCACGAGGCGGTGGCGGCGGTGCAGGGCGTGCTGCGCGGCACGCTGGCGCTCGGCACCGAGCAGTGCATCGCCGGGGTGCATGTGGCCGGGCTGCTCGCCGCCTTCCGGGGCCGCCACCCCGATGTGGAGATCCGGCTGCGGCAGGCCGGCTCGGGGGCGCTGGCCGAGGAGGTCGCGGCCGGGCGGCTCGACCTGGCGTTCGCCTACCGCACTCAGGCCGACACCGACCAGCTCCGTTCGGTGTCCCTGACCAGCGAGCCGATGACCGTGCTGTGCCACCCCAGCCACCGGCTCGCCCCGGCCGGGGCCGTGCCGGGCCCCGCCGATCTCGCCGGCGAGGTCTTCGTCGACTTCCACCCCGACTGGGGGCCGCGCCGCACCACCGACACCGCGTTCGCCGCGGCCGGCGTCCGGCGCACGGTCGCACTGGAGGTCAACGACGTGCACAGTCTGCTGGACCTGGTGGACGAGAACCTCGGCGTCGCCGTCGTCCCCCGGCACTTCCGGCACAAGCGGCCGGCGCTCGCCGCGCTGCCGCTGAAGGGTGTGGGCGACACGCGGTACGAGACCGTCGCGCTGCTGCCGCCGGAAGGGGCCACCAGTCCCGCCGCCCGCGCCCTGGTCACCCTCCTGGAGACGGGCGAGCCGGCTCCGTCCGTGGACGGGTTCCGGCCGGGCTGA
- the mgrA gene encoding L-glyceraldehyde 3-phosphate reductase encodes MYTAHPDRYADMPYRRTGRSGLKLPALSLGLWHNFGPDRPVETQRAILRRAFDLGVTHFDLANNYGPPPGAAESALGEALRADLAPYRDELVISTKAGYLMWPGPYGEWGSRKYLLSSLDQSLTRLGLDHVDIFYSHRPDPDTPLEETMGALHTAVQQGKALYVGISNYSAEQTREAARILAGLGTPLLIHQPRYSMLDRRPEDEGLFDALDEIRAGSIAYSPLEQGLLTGRYLDGIPEDSRAASDSPFLNSDAVTEDLVARLRALNEIAASRGQTLAQLALAWVLRGGRVTSALVGASSPRQLEDSVGAIRNLDFDAAELARIDAIVRP; translated from the coding sequence TTGTACACCGCACACCCCGACCGTTACGCCGACATGCCCTACCGGCGCACCGGACGCAGCGGCCTGAAACTCCCCGCGCTGTCGCTCGGCCTGTGGCACAACTTCGGGCCCGACCGTCCCGTCGAGACCCAGCGCGCCATCCTGCGCCGCGCCTTCGACCTCGGCGTCACCCACTTCGACCTGGCCAACAACTACGGCCCGCCGCCCGGCGCCGCCGAGTCCGCGCTCGGCGAGGCCCTCCGGGCGGATCTCGCGCCGTACCGCGACGAACTGGTGATCTCCACCAAGGCCGGCTATCTGATGTGGCCCGGCCCGTACGGCGAGTGGGGCTCGCGCAAGTACCTGCTGTCCTCGCTGGACCAGAGTCTGACGCGCCTGGGCCTGGACCACGTCGACATCTTCTACTCGCACCGCCCCGACCCGGACACTCCGCTGGAGGAGACGATGGGCGCCCTGCACACGGCGGTGCAGCAGGGCAAGGCGCTCTACGTCGGCATCTCCAACTACTCCGCCGAGCAGACCCGCGAGGCCGCCCGCATCCTGGCCGGCCTCGGCACCCCGCTCCTCATCCACCAGCCGCGCTACTCGATGCTCGACCGGCGTCCCGAGGACGAGGGGCTGTTCGACGCCCTGGACGAGATCCGGGCCGGCTCCATCGCGTACTCCCCGCTGGAGCAGGGCCTGCTCACGGGCCGCTACCTCGACGGCATCCCCGAGGACTCCCGGGCCGCGAGCGACAGCCCCTTCCTGAACTCCGACGCGGTCACCGAGGACCTCGTCGCCCGGCTGCGCGCGCTGAACGAGATCGCCGCCTCCCGCGGACAGACCCTGGCCCAGCTCGCCCTGGCCTGGGTGCTGCGCGGCGGCCGGGTCACCTCCGCACTGGTCGGCGCGAGCAGCCCGCGGCAGCTCGAGGACAGCGTCGGCGCCATCCGGAACCTGGACTTCGACGCGGCGGAACTGGCCCGGATCGACGCGATCGTCCGGCCGTAA
- a CDS encoding nuclear transport factor 2 family protein: MTVHTDRHENAAARYFEAWNATGPEAVEKAVAAAWAVDGGYTDPLTDVRGHEGIAAVIAAAHSQFPGFVFRPLGAVDGHHDTARFAWELVNEADGSAPVAGFDVITLDDEGRIRQVLGFLDRVPAAA; this comes from the coding sequence ATGACCGTGCACACCGACCGTCACGAGAACGCCGCCGCCCGTTACTTCGAGGCCTGGAACGCCACCGGGCCGGAGGCCGTCGAGAAGGCCGTCGCCGCCGCGTGGGCCGTGGACGGCGGCTACACCGACCCCCTCACCGACGTCCGCGGGCACGAGGGGATCGCGGCCGTGATCGCGGCGGCCCACTCGCAGTTCCCCGGCTTCGTGTTCCGCCCGCTCGGAGCGGTCGACGGCCACCACGACACCGCGCGCTTCGCCTGGGAGCTGGTGAACGAGGCCGACGGCTCGGCACCGGTGGCCGGGTTCGACGTGATCACGCTGGACGACGAGGGCCGCATCCGGCAGGTGCTGGGGTTCCTGGACCGGGTGCCGGCCGCCGCCTGA
- a CDS encoding FHA domain-containing protein, with amino-acid sequence MVERPVGPTAPDIVLETDTGSTVMSPGHDYHVGRDPLSDIVLDDARVSWHHAVLRADDGHWTLADEHSTNGTYTEGRRIQECGIRPGDEIRFGNPADGPRAHLVRPPEPDPDRPSAVSLPELTGTFRRPAGVRPLPERTIRIGRAPDNDQVVHDLIVSRRHAELRARADGTYEIADLGSHNGTYLNGRPVTRAPVGPGDIIGIGHSAFCLVGGELQEYVDTGEVSLDVQDLTVTVDRGRKVLLDNVSFPVGEKCLLAVVGPSGAGKSTLLGALTGQRPADRGTVLYDGRDLYRDYAELRQRIGLVPQDDILHPQLSVRAALGYAAELRFPEDTVRSERRARVDEVMRELGLEQRAGQPVHSLSGGQRKRVSVALELLTKPSLLFLDEPTSGLDPGMDRSVMHMLRDLADDGRTVIVVTHSVLSLDVCDRLLVLAPGGRVAYYGPPGGTLAFLGADQWPEAFEAFDRDPDRDWAGEYRESPLHRRYVTEATAQPHHPGPTTLTPSPPPRPRSRSAQLGTLIRRYTAVLSADRTFLFVMIALPFVMGAMARALSEGALTRSTATNVLLILCVGAVLTGAANAVRELVKERVVYRRERAVGLSRSAYVMSKVVVLGTVTVAQAVVLTLVALLGIPLNAPGGRGVLLPPLAEITLAVALLAFTAMMLGLVVSALVPKEEVTMPLLVLLAIVQVVFCGALLHLNGTPGLAPLSWLVPSRWAFGAMVGTVGPARVMPAAQATDRLLRHTAGSWLLDLGMLLVLSALCGFAVARLLRRQEPAVMRK; translated from the coding sequence ATGGTGGAGCGGCCGGTCGGTCCGACTGCGCCCGACATCGTCCTGGAGACCGACACCGGCTCCACGGTGATGAGTCCGGGCCACGACTACCACGTCGGACGCGACCCCTTGAGCGACATCGTCCTTGACGATGCCCGGGTCTCATGGCACCACGCCGTGCTCCGGGCCGACGACGGTCACTGGACCCTGGCCGACGAGCACAGCACCAACGGCACCTACACCGAGGGCCGCCGGATCCAGGAGTGCGGGATCCGGCCCGGCGACGAGATCCGCTTCGGCAACCCCGCCGACGGCCCCCGGGCCCACCTGGTCCGCCCCCCGGAACCCGATCCGGACCGCCCCTCCGCGGTGTCCCTGCCCGAGCTGACCGGCACCTTCCGCCGGCCCGCCGGCGTCCGCCCGCTGCCCGAACGCACCATCCGCATCGGCCGGGCCCCCGACAACGACCAGGTCGTGCACGACCTGATCGTCTCCCGCCGGCACGCCGAACTGCGCGCCCGCGCGGACGGCACGTACGAGATCGCCGACCTCGGCAGCCACAACGGCACCTACCTCAACGGCCGGCCCGTCACCCGGGCCCCCGTCGGCCCCGGGGACATCATCGGCATCGGTCACTCCGCGTTCTGCCTGGTCGGCGGCGAACTCCAGGAGTACGTCGACACCGGCGAGGTCTCCCTCGACGTCCAGGACCTCACCGTCACCGTCGACCGCGGCCGCAAGGTCCTGCTGGACAACGTGTCCTTCCCGGTGGGGGAGAAGTGCCTGCTCGCCGTCGTAGGACCGAGCGGCGCCGGCAAGTCCACGCTGCTGGGCGCCCTGACCGGGCAGCGCCCCGCCGACCGCGGCACCGTCCTGTACGACGGCCGCGACCTGTACCGCGACTACGCGGAACTGCGCCAGCGCATCGGGCTGGTCCCGCAGGACGACATCCTGCACCCCCAGCTCTCCGTCCGGGCCGCTCTCGGCTACGCCGCCGAACTGCGCTTCCCCGAGGACACCGTGCGGAGCGAGCGGCGCGCCCGGGTGGACGAGGTCATGCGGGAACTCGGCCTGGAGCAGCGCGCCGGCCAGCCCGTGCACAGCCTCTCCGGCGGGCAGCGCAAACGCGTCAGCGTGGCCCTGGAGCTGCTCACCAAGCCGTCCCTGCTCTTCCTGGACGAGCCGACCTCCGGCCTGGACCCCGGCATGGACCGCTCGGTGATGCACATGCTGCGCGACCTCGCCGACGACGGCCGCACCGTCATCGTGGTCACGCACAGCGTCCTGAGCCTCGACGTCTGCGACCGGCTCCTCGTCCTCGCCCCGGGCGGCCGGGTGGCCTACTACGGGCCGCCCGGCGGCACCCTCGCCTTCCTCGGTGCCGACCAGTGGCCGGAGGCCTTCGAGGCGTTCGACCGCGACCCGGACCGGGACTGGGCCGGGGAGTACCGCGAGTCGCCGCTCCACCGCCGCTACGTCACCGAGGCCACCGCCCAGCCCCACCACCCCGGCCCGACCACCCTCACCCCGTCGCCGCCGCCCCGCCCGCGCAGCCGGAGCGCCCAGCTCGGCACCCTGATCCGCCGGTACACGGCCGTCCTGAGCGCCGACCGCACCTTCCTGTTCGTCATGATCGCCCTGCCGTTCGTGATGGGCGCCATGGCCCGCGCCCTGAGCGAAGGCGCACTCACCCGGAGCACCGCCACCAACGTGCTGCTCATCCTGTGCGTCGGCGCCGTGCTCACCGGCGCCGCCAACGCGGTGCGCGAACTGGTCAAGGAACGCGTCGTCTACCGGCGCGAACGCGCCGTCGGCCTGTCCAGATCCGCCTACGTGATGTCCAAGGTGGTGGTGCTCGGCACGGTCACGGTCGCCCAGGCCGTCGTGCTCACCCTGGTCGCCCTGCTCGGCATCCCCCTGAACGCCCCCGGCGGCAGGGGCGTCCTGCTGCCGCCGCTCGCCGAGATCACCCTGGCCGTCGCCCTGCTGGCGTTCACGGCGATGATGCTCGGCCTGGTGGTCTCCGCGCTGGTGCCCAAGGAGGAGGTGACGATGCCGTTGCTGGTACTGCTCGCCATCGTCCAGGTCGTCTTCTGCGGCGCCCTGCTCCACCTGAACGGCACGCCCGGCCTGGCACCGCTGTCCTGGCTCGTCCCCTCCCGCTGGGCGTTCGGCGCCATGGTCGGCACCGTGGGACCGGCCCGGGTCATGCCCGCCGCACAGGCCACCGACCGCCTGCTCCGGCACACCGCGGGCAGTTGGCTGCTCGACCTGGGCATGCTGCTGGTGCTGTCCGCGCTCTGCGGGTTCGCGGTCGCCCGGCTGCTGCGCCGGCAGGAGCCGGCCGTGATGCGGAAGTAG